The Mesobacillus jeotgali genome window below encodes:
- a CDS encoding proline iminopeptidase-family hydrolase — protein sequence MYEEGFVEVAGGRVWYEIYNKDAKGTPVIILHGGPGSSTYSLKGLKELGEDRPVVMYDQLGCGKSDRPDDLSLWKVDRFVEELGQVREALELDEVHILGHSWGTTLAAAYVLTKPTGVKSVIFSSPCLSAPMWEEDQKRNIAKLPAEVQETILRCEESGETDSEEFKAAIKEFNKQFVFRGEPDLEWIKAGSGMKNPVVYETMWGPSEFTVKGNLKTFDCTPQLGEIECPTLYTCGRYDEATPESTEYYAEKTPISEFHVFEESAHMPYMEEPEEYLQVIGEFLEKIDRQV from the coding sequence ATGTACGAAGAAGGTTTTGTGGAGGTTGCCGGCGGAAGAGTCTGGTACGAGATTTACAATAAGGATGCGAAAGGGACCCCGGTGATTATTTTACATGGAGGGCCTGGGTCTTCGACTTATTCTTTAAAAGGACTGAAGGAGCTGGGTGAGGATCGTCCTGTTGTAATGTATGACCAGCTCGGCTGCGGGAAGTCGGACCGGCCAGATGATCTATCATTATGGAAGGTCGACCGGTTTGTAGAGGAACTTGGCCAGGTTCGAGAGGCTCTGGAGCTTGACGAAGTACATATTCTTGGACACTCGTGGGGTACGACATTGGCGGCGGCCTATGTGCTGACAAAGCCAACTGGTGTGAAGAGCGTGATTTTTTCAAGTCCTTGCTTGAGTGCGCCGATGTGGGAAGAGGACCAAAAGCGGAATATCGCCAAGCTGCCAGCTGAGGTGCAGGAAACCATCTTGCGTTGTGAGGAGAGCGGCGAGACCGATTCTGAAGAGTTTAAAGCTGCCATTAAGGAATTTAATAAGCAATTCGTGTTCCGTGGAGAGCCAGATCTGGAGTGGATTAAGGCCGGATCCGGAATGAAGAATCCTGTTGTGTATGAAACGATGTGGGGGCCATCCGAGTTTACGGTGAAGGGAAATCTTAAGACTTTTGATTGCACACCGCAATTGGGAGAAATTGAGTGCCCGACGCTCTATACTTGCGGCCGTTACGATGAGGCGACTCCTGAATCGACTGAGTATTACGCGGAGAAGACGCCAATCTCAGAGTTCCATGTTTTTGAAGAAAGTGCCCATATGCCATATATGGAAGAACCAGAAGAATATTTGCAGGTGATTGGTGAATTTCTTGAGAAAATCGATCGCCAGGTGTGA